The Pseudomonas sp. MM223 genome segment GCGCTGGCCATTACCGTTGTGGTGATGATCATCGGCGCGCTGCTGATCGAACGGTTGGTGCTGCGGCCCCTGGTCAACCGCTCGCAGATCACCTTGTTCATGGCCACGCTGGGCCTGTCGTTCATCATCGAAGGGCTCGCCCAAGGGCTGATGGGCGCGCAGGTGCGTGCACTGGACCTGGGCATCGAAGATGTGCCGCTGTTCGTCGGCGACATCATGATCAGCCAGTTCGACCTGGTGGCCGCTGGCGTTTCGGCCGCACTGGTGGCGCTGCTGGCGCTGCTGTTCAACCGCACTCGCATTGGTCTGGCCCTGCGGGCGGTGGCCGACGATACCCGCGCCGCGTTGTCGCTGGGCATCAACCTCAACCGTATCTGGCAGGTGGTATGGGCTGTGGCCGGCGTGGTCGGGCTGCTGGCCGGCCTGCTCTGGGGCGCACGCCAGGGTGTGCAGTTCTCGCTGTCGCTGGTGGTGCTCAAGGCTTTGCCGGTACTGATCATCGGCGGCTTCACCTCGATTGGCGGGGCGATTGTCGGTGGCTTGATCGTTGGGGCTGCGGAGAACCTGGCCGAGGCTTACATCGGGCCGCTGATCGGCGGTGGCATCACCCCTTGGTTCGCCTATTTCCTGGCGCTGATCTTCCTCTACATCCGCCCCGCCGGCCTGTTCGGCGACCGGGCCATCGAACGGGTATGACTGCATGATCACGACTGCCGCGCGCCTGACGGCGCGCTTTGACGATGCACCGCTGACCCTGGTGGCACGCCACCGTCCACTGGGTTTGGCACTGTTGCTGCTGGTGGCCTTTGTCGTGTTGCCTTGGCTGGGCAACGACTACTGGCTGAATGCGATCCTCATCCCGTTTCTGGTGTTGTCGCTGGCCGGTCTTGGCCTGAACTTGCTGACCGGCTATACCGGGCAAACCTCGGTGGGGGCGGCGGGCTTCATGGCGGTGGGGGCCTTTGCCACCTATGGCCTGCTGCTGCGCGTGCCGGGGCTGCCGTTGCCGCTGGCGCTGCTGGGCGGCGGCCTGATCGCCGGGCTGGTGGGGCTGTTGTTCGGCCTGCCGAGTTCGCGCATCAAGGGCTTCTACCTGATGGTGACTACCCTGGCTGCGCAGTTCTTCCTGGAGTGGGTGTTCGCCAAGTTCCCGTGGTTCTACAACTACGCCTCGTCCGGCACCATCAGCGCGCCGCGCCTGGAACTGTTCGGCCATAGCCTGGCCACGCCGGTGGGGCGCTACCTGCTGACCCTCAGCTGCGTGGTGCTGCTGACCTGGGTGGCGCTGAACCTGGTGCGCAGCCAGGTGGGCCGCAACTGGATGGCGATCCGCGACATGGACACCGCCGCCGCAGTCATCGGCATCCAGGTGGAGCGCTACAAGCGTCTGGCCTTTGCCGTCAGCGCGTTCTACCTGGGCATTGCCGGGGCGTTGTGGGCCTTTGCCTACCTGGGCACGGCCAGTGCCGGCAGCTTCGATATCAACCGTTCGTTCCAGATCCTGTTCATCATCATTATCGGCGGCATGGGCAGCATTGCCGGCAACTTCATTGGCGCGGCCTTCATCAGCCTCACGCCGATCCTGCTCAGCCATGCCGGACAGTGGCTGTTCAACGGCCATGTCGATGCCGGGCAATTGCAGAACCTGCAGAAGATCCTGTTCGGCAGCCTGATCATCTGGTTCCTGATCAAGGAGCCGGAGGGCCTGGTGCGCCTGCTGGGCAACCTGCGCGAACGCATACGTGTCTGGCCGCTGCGCTTCTGACTCCAAACCAACACCTTCAGGCGCCTTGACCCGGCCACGGGAAAGGAGGTTTCAAACCCTTCACTTAAAAGAACCGAACATGCGTAAAACCTTGCGTCGCCACCTGCTCGCCAGCCTTTTCCTGCTGGGCGCGCCTCCCTTGCTGCCGGCTATTGCCGCCGCTGCCGACAACCAGCAATTCGTGCCCATGGCCACTTACCGGGTGGGCGCCTACGCCTCCAGCGGTATCCCGTGGTGGGCCGGTGAAATCGACTATTTCCGCTACATCAATGAGGTGGAGGGCGGCATCAACGGCGTCAAGCTCACCTGGCAGGAATGTGAGACCGAGTGGAACGTCGACCGCATCGTCGAGTGCTACGAGCGCTACAAGAATGGCCAGGACGGGGCGCCCACGGCGTTTTTCTTCACCCACAGCACGCCAGGCTCGTATGCCCTGATGGAGAAGGGCGCGGCCGACCGCATCCCGCTGATCGACGGCGCTGGCGGGCGTACCGAGTCCACTGACGGCAGCGTGTTCCCCTATGCCTTCCCGCTGTTGCTGAACTACTACGGCCAGGCGTCGG includes the following:
- the livH_1 gene encoding High-affinity branched-chain amino acid transport system permease protein LivH (*Name livH_1), with protein sequence MNFFLETLIGGLLAGTMYSLVAIGFVLIYKASGVFNFAQGAMLLFAALTFVCLHQQGLPFAVALAITVVVMIIGALLIERLVLRPLVNRSQITLFMATLGLSFIIEGLAQGLMGAQVRALDLGIEDVPLFVGDIMISQFDLVAAGVSAALVALLALLFNRTRIGLALRAVADDTRAALSLGINLNRIWQVVWAVAGVVGLLAGLLWGARQGVQFSLSLVVLKALPVLIIGGFTSIGGAIVGGLIVGAAENLAEAYIGPLIGGGITPWFAYFLALIFLYIRPAGLFGDRAIERV